From the Accumulibacter sp. genome, one window contains:
- a CDS encoding PqqD family peptide modification chaperone, with protein sequence MAGPFLSASWYRVAGLRPALRAHARVQRQRFRGQPWYVLHDSAAGKLHRFSPGAYRVVRLLDGQRTIDAIWHQVAAEAGADAPTQDEVIRLLAQLHAGDLLQADLPPDVDELGERGRKQKRQKLLQSVINPMSIRIPLWDPDAFLARTWPLLQPLAGRPGIVLWLLVVLPAIVLAGVHWHELTANLSDQLLATHNLVLLWLIYPLLKGLHELGHGYAVKAGGGEVHEMGIMLLVLAPIPYVEASAAGAFRSKWRRALVGAAGILVELFLAGIAMLLWVVVEPGLLRSIAFNVVLVAGASTLLFNGNPLLRYDGYYVLADLIEIPNLGNRSNQYWQWLGKRYLLGITHLERPLASPGERRWFLFYGAASFVYRTLVMIAIILFIAGEFFFIGVVLAIWAAATMFLRPLAKGLSYVLSSPEVQRTRTRARLITFGGLALLLFFVLGVPLPLRTHAEGVVWVPENAEVRAAANGFVEHLFVAPDEVVGSGDPLLATADPALDAQAAESRARLRQYAVQYAALMFDDRAQAAAIQEDLQRERVTLARAEEKLDALLVVAGLPGRLKLARAQDLPGRFVRQGELLGYIVSGPPRLVRVVVGQDDIALVRERRTQVEVKLADRLDRTYPAQLLREVPGGHEQLPSKALSLAGGGPHATDPRDPDGLKTLQRLFQFDLELPPEVGSPEIGTRVFVRFHHHAEPLARQWGRRLRQLFLARFDV encoded by the coding sequence ATGGCGGGCCCCTTCCTCAGCGCCTCGTGGTACCGCGTCGCCGGCTTGCGGCCCGCGCTGCGCGCACACGCGCGCGTGCAGCGGCAGCGCTTCCGCGGCCAGCCGTGGTATGTCCTGCACGACTCCGCCGCCGGCAAGCTGCACCGCTTCAGCCCCGGTGCCTATCGCGTCGTCCGCCTGCTCGACGGGCAGCGGACGATCGACGCCATCTGGCACCAGGTCGCGGCCGAGGCCGGTGCCGACGCGCCGACGCAGGACGAGGTGATCCGGCTGCTCGCGCAACTGCACGCCGGCGACCTGCTGCAGGCCGACCTGCCGCCCGACGTCGACGAACTCGGCGAACGCGGGCGCAAGCAGAAACGCCAGAAACTCCTGCAGAGCGTCATCAACCCGATGTCGATCCGCATTCCGCTGTGGGACCCCGACGCCTTCCTGGCGCGCACCTGGCCGCTTCTGCAGCCGCTCGCCGGACGCCCCGGCATCGTCCTCTGGCTGCTCGTCGTCCTGCCGGCGATCGTCCTCGCCGGCGTGCACTGGCACGAACTGACCGCCAACCTCAGCGACCAACTGCTGGCCACCCACAACCTCGTGCTGCTCTGGCTGATCTACCCGCTGCTCAAAGGCCTGCACGAACTCGGGCATGGCTATGCGGTCAAGGCCGGCGGTGGCGAAGTGCACGAGATGGGCATCATGCTGCTCGTGCTGGCGCCGATCCCCTATGTCGAGGCCAGCGCCGCCGGCGCCTTTCGCAGCAAATGGCGACGGGCGCTGGTCGGCGCTGCCGGCATCCTCGTCGAACTCTTCCTCGCCGGCATCGCGATGCTCCTCTGGGTCGTCGTCGAACCCGGCCTGCTGCGCTCGATCGCCTTCAACGTCGTCCTCGTCGCCGGCGCCTCGACGCTGCTCTTCAACGGCAATCCGCTGCTGCGCTACGACGGCTATTACGTGCTCGCCGACCTGATCGAGATTCCCAACCTCGGCAACCGCTCGAACCAGTACTGGCAGTGGCTCGGCAAGCGCTACCTCCTTGGCATCACCCACCTCGAGCGGCCGCTGGCGAGCCCGGGCGAGCGCCGCTGGTTCCTCTTCTACGGCGCCGCGTCGTTCGTCTACCGCACGCTGGTGATGATCGCGATCATCCTCTTCATCGCCGGCGAGTTCTTCTTCATCGGCGTCGTGCTGGCGATCTGGGCGGCGGCGACGATGTTCCTGCGGCCGCTCGCCAAGGGGCTGTCGTATGTGCTGTCGAGCCCGGAAGTGCAGCGCACGCGCACCCGTGCCCGTCTCATCACCTTTGGCGGGCTGGCGCTGCTGCTGTTCTTCGTCCTCGGCGTGCCGCTGCCGCTGCGCACCCATGCCGAAGGCGTCGTCTGGGTGCCCGAGAACGCCGAGGTGCGTGCTGCCGCCAACGGCTTCGTCGAGCACCTGTTCGTCGCCCCCGACGAAGTGGTCGGCAGCGGCGACCCGCTGCTGGCGACGGCCGATCCGGCGCTCGACGCGCAGGCCGCCGAGAGCCGGGCGCGCCTGCGCCAGTACGCGGTGCAGTACGCCGCACTGATGTTCGACGATCGCGCGCAGGCGGCGGCGATCCAGGAAGACCTGCAGCGCGAGCGGGTGACGCTGGCGCGCGCCGAGGAGAAACTGGACGCCCTGCTCGTCGTCGCCGGTCTGCCCGGCCGGCTGAAGCTCGCGCGCGCGCAGGATCTGCCGGGGCGCTTCGTCCGCCAGGGCGAGCTGCTCGGCTACATCGTCAGCGGCCCGCCGCGACTGGTCCGGGTGGTCGTCGGCCAGGACGACATCGCGCTCGTTCGCGAACGGCGCACGCAGGTCGAGGTCAAGCTCGCCGATCGCCTCGACCGCACCTATCCGGCGCAGCTCCTGCGCGAAGTCCCGGGCGGTCACGAGCAGCTGCCGAGCAAGGCGCTGTCGCTCGCCGGCGGCGGCCCGCACGCCACCGACCCGCGCGACCCGGATGGCCTCAAGACGCTGCAACGGCTGTTCCAGTTCGACCTCGAACTGCCGCCGGAAGTCGGCAGCCCGGAGATCGGCACCCGCGTCTTCGTTCGTTTCCACCACCACGCCGAGCCGCTCGCGCGGCAGTGGGGACGCCGGCTGCGGCAACTCTTCCTGGCGCGCTTCGATGTCTAG
- a CDS encoding helix-turn-helix transcriptional regulator — protein MGVNGGIDRHERLLEIVNLVYEIEDRQQMLAALFEELRRVFVFSSGVLLPIDPACFELQEALCFDCPAENSSPYLEHYAALDPYVLRGPASFDLNRTVRLSDLAGARELARSEFADFMAMVPYRHALAAVCGFNGQPLAAFSVHRSGHRGDFTADELATLDSIAPHLGRALGIRRLLADPAQREAVGLLAFDDRGQVLFMNAAARRIAVDGTASLIFAALPPKGPGVVCLDLRRYRVGRLPWRAASLLTSVEYDASEAGFMHAVSGRSGATMVRNWRDAQCLGAKLLIVGVVPFQRRVDVLTRLEKYGLSRRESTITVHGVLSGLANAEVARALCISEETVKSHLREAYRKIGVGNRQELVVRVLGLEGEVLPGRGEPPVGRPPARS, from the coding sequence ATGGGCGTCAACGGCGGGATCGATCGCCACGAGCGGCTGCTTGAAATTGTGAACCTGGTGTATGAGATCGAGGATCGCCAGCAGATGCTGGCTGCCCTGTTCGAAGAGTTGCGACGGGTGTTCGTGTTTTCGAGCGGGGTTCTGTTGCCGATCGATCCGGCCTGTTTCGAACTGCAGGAAGCCCTCTGTTTCGATTGCCCGGCAGAAAATTCCTCACCCTACCTGGAGCATTACGCGGCGCTCGACCCCTATGTCCTGCGCGGCCCTGCGTCCTTCGACCTCAATCGGACGGTCCGCCTGTCCGATCTGGCCGGTGCGCGAGAACTCGCGCGTTCGGAGTTCGCGGATTTCATGGCGATGGTGCCGTACCGGCATGCACTGGCGGCAGTTTGCGGGTTCAACGGGCAGCCACTGGCGGCCTTCAGCGTTCACCGGTCCGGACACCGGGGCGATTTCACGGCAGACGAGCTGGCAACCCTCGACAGCATTGCTCCGCATCTCGGGCGTGCGCTCGGCATACGGCGCCTGTTGGCCGATCCAGCACAAAGGGAAGCAGTCGGCTTGCTGGCTTTCGACGATCGCGGCCAGGTCCTGTTCATGAATGCGGCGGCACGACGTATCGCCGTCGACGGTACGGCGTCCCTGATCTTCGCCGCGTTGCCGCCGAAGGGCCCGGGAGTGGTGTGCCTTGATCTGCGGCGTTACCGTGTCGGCCGCCTGCCGTGGCGTGCCGCCAGTCTGCTGACCAGTGTCGAGTACGACGCCTCGGAGGCGGGCTTCATGCACGCCGTCAGCGGCCGGTCCGGTGCGACAATGGTGAGGAACTGGCGGGACGCACAGTGTCTCGGTGCGAAACTGCTGATTGTCGGCGTGGTGCCTTTCCAGCGGCGCGTCGACGTCCTCACCCGTCTCGAGAAATACGGGCTCTCGCGCCGCGAGTCGACGATCACGGTCCACGGCGTGCTCAGCGGCTTGGCCAACGCCGAGGTGGCCCGCGCGCTTTGCATCAGCGAAGAGACCGTCAAGAGCCATCTGCGTGAAGCCTATCGCAAGATCGGTGTCGGCAACCGGCAGGAGTTGGTCGTCAGGGTCCTTGGCCTGGAAGGGGAAGTGCTGCCAGGCCGCGGCGAGCCGCCTGTCGGCAGGCCTCCTGCACGAAGCTGA
- a CDS encoding efflux RND transporter periplasmic adaptor subunit, translating into MKRGLRVGGSVLLTFLTAPALAGEFDCIIEPSRTVEVRAASEGLIEKIWVDRGDMVKAGQVLVTLDSGVERAATEAARYRSTMQGRVRTAESRVEFSTAKYNRREKLAGQSFISLHDRDEALTEKRLAESELVEARDDRRLAEIEHRRLSEQLRLRTVKSPVDGIVVDRLLSAGELADNRDLRKPILRLADIGTLFVEVLMPIEGFGKLALGQTVEVLPEAPVGGRHAAKVTVIDRVHDAASGTFGVRLEMANPGLKLPAGIKCKASIAGVGGRPAGAAAGAGAARQPATPPARATSPARSL; encoded by the coding sequence ATGAAGAGGGGACTGCGGGTCGGTGGCAGCGTGCTGCTGACGTTCCTGACCGCGCCGGCGCTGGCCGGCGAGTTCGACTGCATCATCGAGCCGAGCCGGACGGTCGAGGTGCGGGCGGCGAGCGAGGGTCTGATCGAGAAGATCTGGGTCGATCGCGGCGACATGGTGAAGGCCGGGCAGGTGCTGGTGACGCTCGATTCGGGCGTCGAACGGGCGGCGACCGAGGCCGCCCGCTACCGGTCGACGATGCAGGGCCGCGTCCGCACGGCCGAGAGCCGGGTCGAGTTCTCGACCGCCAAGTACAACCGGCGCGAGAAGCTCGCCGGGCAGTCGTTCATCTCGCTGCACGACCGCGACGAGGCGCTGACCGAGAAGCGGCTCGCCGAGTCCGAGCTGGTCGAGGCGCGCGACGACCGCCGGTTGGCCGAGATCGAGCATCGCCGCCTGTCCGAACAACTGCGCCTGCGGACGGTCAAGAGCCCGGTCGACGGCATCGTCGTCGACCGGCTGCTGAGCGCCGGCGAACTGGCCGACAACCGTGACCTGCGCAAGCCGATCCTGCGCCTGGCCGACATCGGCACGCTGTTCGTCGAGGTGCTGATGCCGATCGAGGGATTCGGCAAGCTGGCGCTCGGCCAGACCGTCGAGGTGCTGCCCGAGGCGCCGGTCGGCGGCCGCCATGCGGCCAAGGTCACGGTCATCGACCGCGTCCACGACGCCGCCAGCGGCACCTTCGGCGTCCGCCTCGAGATGGCCAATCCGGGACTGAAGCTGCCGGCCGGGATCAAGTGCAAGGCGAGCATCGCCGGTGTCGGCGGTCGCCCGGCCGGTGCTGCGGCCGGCGCCGGGGCCGCGCGTCAACCGGCGACGCCGCCGGCGAGGGCGACGTCGCCGGCGAGGTCTCTGTAG
- a CDS encoding ISKra4 family transposase translates to MVCRGCSEPLQRAIVDFGADAPAARIPQKLKEHYGIEVSASTCWPIVLRHAATIDERPKAAAKIPARDGVEQLIGEIDGSMIPVVETAESDDQSAKVDRRKTRRVGWREARLSLVHAPGSVTPVFGATVGPPDQVGETLLRTAVQAGLGRKTKVHAVSDGAAWIADQVSEQFGLQGHFLVDFYHVCDYLTAAGDTIAGTAARAWLETQKDRLKQNRLQDVVEELQRFVEDDTVPDANAPVRAAHRYLTNRPGQFNYQDALVAGLPIGSGEIESAHRYVIQDRLKRAGAWWKLKNAKHMLALRVCRANQEWDRYWQSTRQQAA, encoded by the coding sequence GTGGTCTGCCGGGGCTGCTCGGAGCCGCTGCAGCGAGCGATCGTTGATTTCGGGGCGGACGCGCCCGCGGCGCGCATTCCGCAGAAGCTGAAAGAGCACTACGGTATCGAGGTGTCCGCCAGTACGTGCTGGCCGATCGTCTTGCGGCATGCCGCGACGATCGACGAGCGCCCGAAAGCGGCGGCAAAAATCCCGGCACGAGACGGCGTAGAGCAGTTGATCGGCGAGATCGATGGGAGCATGATTCCCGTCGTGGAGACGGCCGAATCGGACGACCAGAGCGCGAAAGTGGACCGCCGCAAGACCCGCCGGGTGGGCTGGAGGGAAGCGCGTTTGAGTCTGGTCCATGCGCCGGGCTCCGTCACCCCGGTGTTCGGCGCCACCGTGGGCCCGCCCGACCAGGTCGGAGAGACGCTGTTGCGCACGGCGGTTCAGGCCGGACTGGGGCGTAAGACCAAGGTCCATGCGGTCAGCGACGGCGCCGCATGGATTGCGGATCAGGTGAGTGAGCAATTCGGACTGCAAGGCCACTTTCTCGTCGATTTCTACCATGTCTGTGACTACCTGACGGCCGCAGGGGACACGATCGCCGGCACGGCGGCGAGGGCTTGGCTGGAAACGCAGAAGGATCGGCTGAAACAGAACCGCCTCCAGGACGTCGTCGAGGAACTGCAGCGATTCGTCGAGGACGACACCGTTCCCGATGCCAACGCCCCGGTGCGCGCGGCGCATCGCTATCTCACCAATCGCCCGGGACAGTTCAACTATCAAGACGCGCTCGTGGCCGGGCTGCCAATAGGGTCCGGCGAAATCGAAAGCGCACACCGTTACGTCATCCAGGACCGTCTCAAGCGGGCCGGCGCTTGGTGGAAACTGAAAAACGCCAAGCACATGCTGGCGCTGCGTGTCTGCCGCGCCAACCAGGAGTGGGACCGCTATTGGCAGTCCACACGTCAACAGGCCGCCTGA
- a CDS encoding preprotein translocase subunit SecA, protein MSRALLAGWQVHAFAPGLYPERGDLRDNRFDRLLGRLGGRWAPRGASLRRQRGRRFVARVEALGDELAALDDGELGRRAAAVRLPLASDGLGEAAVVECFALVREVCTRLLGLRHYPVQLLGGQALLYGKLAEMQTGEGKTLTAVLPAVTVALAGAPVHVITVNDYLARRDAELLAPVYRFFGLRVGLVVPGQERDERVAAYACDVSYCVNKDLVFDYLRDRISQKRRRSASRALVDGWLAGARHGAAAPALLRGLFYAIVDEADSVLIDEARTPLIISSDSEDPQGRALYEQALALAAGLAAKEHYRLRRHERSIELSEAGRGAVADFARGLPGLWAIARAREELVEQALSARHLFQLDRHYLIADGKLQIVDEYTGRVLPDRSWERGLHQMLEVKEGLDLSKRRDTISRITYQRFFRRYLCLAGMTGTATEVAPEMRSVYALDVVPIPTNEPMIRRHLGQRVYCDGEQRWAAVVARAGEMRAGGRAVLIGTRSVAASEVASQRLLAAGLPHEVLNARQDAHEAEIIRQAGTPGRITVATNMAGRGTDIVLSDEVRAAGGLHVILSEFHDAARIDRQLFGRAGRQGDPGSCEAIVALDDELFVAHAAPWLGWLRARAAADGVLPPALGRLLRRLAQGAAERQNARIRRQTMEQDQRVEQSLAFAGRGE, encoded by the coding sequence ATGTCTAGGGCGCTGCTCGCCGGCTGGCAGGTGCATGCCTTCGCCCCCGGGCTGTACCCCGAGCGCGGCGACCTGCGCGACAACCGTTTCGATCGCCTGCTCGGTCGTCTCGGCGGGCGCTGGGCGCCGCGCGGCGCGTCGCTGCGCCGGCAGCGCGGGCGGCGGTTCGTGGCACGCGTCGAGGCCTTGGGCGACGAGCTGGCCGCGCTCGACGACGGCGAACTTGGCCGCCGCGCCGCCGCCGTCCGCCTGCCGCTGGCGAGCGATGGTCTCGGCGAGGCGGCGGTCGTCGAGTGTTTCGCGCTCGTGCGCGAGGTATGCACGCGGCTGCTCGGCCTGCGTCACTATCCCGTGCAGCTCCTCGGCGGGCAGGCGCTGCTGTACGGCAAGCTGGCCGAGATGCAGACCGGCGAGGGGAAGACGCTGACCGCCGTGCTGCCGGCGGTGACCGTCGCCTTGGCCGGCGCGCCGGTGCATGTGATCACCGTCAACGACTACCTGGCAAGGCGCGATGCCGAGCTGCTGGCACCGGTCTATCGTTTCTTCGGCCTGCGTGTCGGCCTCGTCGTCCCCGGGCAGGAGCGTGACGAGCGCGTCGCCGCTTACGCCTGCGACGTCAGCTACTGCGTCAACAAGGATCTGGTGTTCGACTACCTGCGCGACCGCATCAGCCAGAAGCGCCGCCGCAGCGCCAGTCGCGCCCTCGTCGACGGCTGGCTGGCCGGCGCGCGGCACGGCGCCGCGGCGCCGGCGTTGCTGCGCGGGCTGTTCTACGCCATCGTCGACGAGGCCGACAGCGTGCTGATCGACGAGGCGCGCACGCCGCTGATCATCTCGAGCGACAGCGAAGACCCGCAGGGACGGGCGCTCTACGAGCAGGCGCTGGCGCTCGCTGCGGGTCTGGCGGCGAAGGAGCACTACCGGCTGCGCCGCCACGAGCGCAGCATCGAACTGAGCGAGGCCGGCCGCGGCGCGGTCGCCGACTTCGCCCGCGGTCTGCCCGGCCTGTGGGCCATCGCGCGCGCACGCGAGGAACTCGTCGAGCAGGCGCTGTCGGCGCGGCACCTGTTCCAGCTCGACCGCCACTACCTGATCGCCGACGGCAAGCTGCAGATCGTCGATGAGTACACCGGCCGCGTGCTGCCCGACCGTTCCTGGGAACGCGGCCTGCACCAGATGCTCGAGGTCAAGGAAGGGCTCGACCTCTCGAAACGGCGCGACACGATCTCGCGCATCACTTACCAGCGCTTCTTCCGCCGCTACCTCTGCCTTGCCGGGATGACCGGAACGGCGACCGAGGTGGCGCCGGAAATGCGTTCGGTGTATGCGCTCGACGTCGTCCCCATCCCGACCAACGAGCCGATGATCCGCCGTCACCTCGGGCAGCGCGTGTATTGCGACGGCGAGCAGCGCTGGGCGGCGGTCGTCGCGCGCGCCGGCGAGATGCGCGCCGGTGGGCGGGCGGTGCTGATCGGCACCCGCTCGGTGGCGGCCTCCGAGGTCGCGAGTCAGCGGCTGCTGGCGGCCGGGCTGCCGCACGAGGTGCTCAATGCGCGCCAGGACGCGCACGAGGCCGAGATCATCCGGCAGGCGGGGACGCCCGGGCGGATTACCGTCGCGACCAACATGGCGGGGCGCGGGACCGACATCGTGCTCAGTGACGAAGTGCGTGCGGCCGGCGGCCTGCACGTCATCCTGTCGGAGTTCCATGACGCGGCGCGCATCGACCGGCAGCTGTTCGGCCGCGCCGGCCGACAGGGCGACCCGGGATCGTGCGAGGCGATCGTCGCGCTCGACGACGAGCTGTTCGTCGCCCATGCCGCGCCATGGCTCGGCTGGCTGCGCGCGCGCGCGGCGGCGGACGGCGTCTTGCCGCCGGCGCTCGGGCGGCTGCTGCGGCGCCTGGCGCAGGGCGCCGCCGAGCGGCAGAATGCGCGCATCCGGCGGCAGACGATGGAGCAGGACCAGCGGGTGGAGCAATCTCTGGCCTTTGCCGGAAGAGGGGAGTAG
- a CDS encoding efflux RND transporter periplasmic adaptor subunit: MTSISGSSSTHGSPQPPSPGDASGRADAGAAWSAFASAQTAADFCTSWLALQCLQVSQVHAALLLLEQGGGTFVPAAVWPSAQTDVGYLAPAAEQCLGERQGKVLRGQPGALVVIAYPVELEGRLHGAVIVDLAERPDEALQHVLRQLHWGIGWIETLFLRRQNLADGASVERARSALDVLAVAAEHERLPDLALAVVNDLASRFACDRVALGVDRRGQARLLALSHSAFFEKKSQFVAALENAMDEALDQRRSIVQPPLDEGEGGIAIAHRDLAGPRAVCSVVLEHRGLGIAVLSFERATPFAGDEVRTCEAVGTLLAPLLASRIELQRWFAGRLAYRLRDTWRHLGDRRRPGLRVALAAAALVLLGIVFLDGDYRVNARAVVEGEVQRAAVAPFDGFLREAPVRAGFIVRQGQVLATLDERDLLVERQRWRSERGQHEGRYRDALAKHERANANVALAQMQQAESQLALVEEKLARASIVAPFDGIVVSGDLSQLLGSPVEQGKLLFEIAPLDAWRVILKVEDRDIRDVRVGQSGRLVLAGMAGEVLDFEVHNIATAEAEDGKNVFRVEAQLARSDLKLRPGMEGVGKIDAGEQSYAWIWTHRLSDWLRLQAWTWLP, encoded by the coding sequence TTGACCTCGATCTCCGGTTCATCCAGCACGCACGGTTCGCCGCAGCCACCGAGCCCCGGTGACGCGTCCGGGCGGGCGGACGCCGGTGCTGCCTGGTCCGCCTTCGCCTCGGCGCAGACCGCCGCCGACTTCTGCACCAGCTGGCTGGCGCTGCAGTGCCTGCAGGTTTCGCAGGTGCATGCTGCACTGCTGCTGCTCGAGCAGGGCGGCGGCACCTTCGTCCCGGCCGCTGTCTGGCCGTCGGCGCAGACCGACGTCGGCTACCTCGCGCCGGCCGCCGAGCAGTGCCTCGGCGAACGCCAGGGCAAGGTGCTGCGCGGACAGCCGGGCGCGCTCGTCGTCATCGCCTACCCGGTCGAACTCGAAGGACGCCTGCACGGTGCCGTCATCGTCGACCTCGCCGAGCGACCCGATGAAGCGCTTCAACACGTCCTGCGGCAGCTGCACTGGGGCATCGGCTGGATCGAGACGCTGTTCCTGCGCCGGCAGAATCTCGCCGACGGCGCAAGCGTCGAGCGCGCGCGCAGCGCGCTCGACGTCCTCGCCGTCGCCGCCGAACACGAACGCCTGCCGGATCTCGCTCTGGCCGTGGTCAACGACCTCGCCAGCCGCTTCGCCTGCGACCGCGTCGCGCTCGGCGTCGACCGTCGCGGCCAGGCGCGCCTGCTCGCCCTCTCGCACTCCGCCTTCTTCGAGAAGAAGAGCCAGTTCGTCGCCGCGCTCGAGAACGCCATGGACGAGGCGCTCGACCAGCGGCGCAGCATCGTCCAGCCGCCGCTCGACGAGGGGGAAGGCGGCATCGCCATCGCCCATCGCGACCTCGCCGGCCCGCGCGCCGTCTGCTCGGTCGTCCTCGAACACCGGGGGCTCGGCATCGCGGTCCTCAGCTTCGAGCGGGCGACGCCCTTCGCCGGCGACGAAGTGCGCACCTGCGAGGCGGTCGGCACGCTGCTCGCCCCGCTGCTCGCCAGCCGCATCGAACTGCAGCGCTGGTTCGCCGGTCGCCTCGCGTACCGCCTGCGCGACACCTGGCGCCACCTTGGCGACCGCCGGCGGCCCGGCCTGCGCGTCGCGCTCGCGGCCGCCGCCCTCGTTCTTCTCGGCATCGTCTTCCTCGACGGCGACTACCGCGTCAATGCCCGTGCCGTCGTCGAAGGCGAAGTGCAGCGCGCCGCCGTCGCCCCCTTCGACGGCTTCCTGCGCGAGGCACCCGTGCGCGCCGGCTTCATCGTCCGCCAGGGGCAGGTGCTGGCGACCCTCGACGAGCGCGACCTCCTCGTCGAACGGCAGCGCTGGCGCTCCGAACGCGGGCAGCACGAAGGACGCTACCGCGATGCCCTCGCCAAGCACGAGCGGGCGAACGCCAACGTCGCACTGGCGCAGATGCAGCAGGCCGAGTCACAGCTCGCGCTGGTCGAGGAAAAGCTCGCGCGCGCCAGCATCGTCGCCCCGTTCGACGGCATCGTCGTCTCCGGCGATCTCAGCCAGCTCCTCGGCTCGCCGGTCGAGCAGGGCAAGCTGCTCTTCGAGATCGCGCCGCTCGACGCCTGGCGAGTCATCCTCAAGGTCGAGGATCGCGACATCCGCGATGTGCGCGTCGGCCAGAGCGGTCGCCTCGTGCTTGCCGGCATGGCCGGCGAAGTGCTCGACTTCGAAGTGCACAACATCGCCACCGCCGAGGCCGAGGACGGCAAGAACGTCTTCCGCGTCGAAGCGCAGCTGGCACGCAGCGACCTCAAGCTGCGCCCGGGAATGGAAGGCGTCGGCAAGATCGACGCCGGCGAACAGAGCTACGCCTGGATCTGGACGCACCGCCTGAGCGACTGGCTGCGCCTGCAGGCCTGGACCTGGCTGCCGTAG
- a CDS encoding helix-turn-helix domain-containing protein — protein MSTPPASPGRRKAGSAGKRSTPKTAPEEAVPAAPPASEPGIVDQVRAMAGRLLDLSSATVVAGRALQTAGKVGRALQEGHPIDAASEVVRAVLPGVGDTAAWAKTGAALRAVRETAGLTIAEVGQAIDLKDPTLIEAIENGRLALSFELILRLAAVFGRNDPVGFVMRFTRASNPELWQTLEALGVGRLVLQTVREHQFVNLYRSNDEARALSDEEFAEILSFTQAAFEMAMALRARHARRAGKPNDQGTA, from the coding sequence ATGAGTACCCCGCCCGCATCACCAGGAAGACGCAAGGCTGGATCGGCTGGCAAGCGAAGCACACCGAAGACGGCGCCGGAGGAGGCGGTGCCTGCCGCGCCGCCAGCGAGCGAACCCGGAATCGTCGACCAGGTGCGCGCCATGGCCGGCAGGTTGCTCGACCTCAGTTCGGCGACGGTCGTTGCCGGTCGGGCGCTGCAGACTGCCGGCAAGGTCGGTCGGGCATTGCAGGAGGGCCATCCGATCGATGCCGCGAGCGAGGTGGTGCGCGCCGTGCTGCCCGGCGTCGGCGATACCGCTGCGTGGGCGAAGACGGGCGCGGCACTGCGCGCCGTGCGCGAGACGGCCGGGCTGACGATCGCCGAAGTCGGCCAGGCGATCGACCTCAAGGATCCGACGCTGATCGAGGCGATCGAGAATGGGCGCCTGGCCCTGTCCTTCGAATTGATCCTGCGCCTGGCGGCGGTATTTGGCCGCAACGACCCGGTTGGTTTCGTCATGCGCTTCACGCGGGCATCGAACCCCGAGCTGTGGCAGACCCTCGAGGCACTGGGTGTCGGCAGGCTGGTGCTGCAGACCGTGCGCGAACATCAGTTCGTCAATCTCTATCGCAGCAATGATGAGGCGCGCGCGCTGAGCGACGAGGAGTTCGCCGAGATCCTGAGCTTCACGCAAGCCGCTTTCGAGATGGCGATGGCCTTGCGCGCGCGACATGCGCGGCGCGCCGGCAAGCCGAACGACCAAGGCACGGCGTGA